The Chamaesiphon minutus PCC 6605 DNA window AACTTTTCCTTATTCCTTCTGGCAACGATATCTCAAAGTATTCGATCGCGTGTGTGTAGTCGCGCGAATTCGCGATGTCCTCAGCGTAGATTCGGATTGGCAATTAGCTAGTGGCGACATGGTTTCATTTGCCGCCATCCCCAACTATCTGGGACCAGTACAATATCTCAGGAAGATCGCCTCAGTCAAACAAGTTGTGCGCGCAACCGTCGGCCCCAATGATGCAATTATTATGCGCGTTCCTTCACAAATATCTAACGATCTCCAACCATACTTGAAGCGCAACAATCACCCGTATGCGGTCGAAGTTGTGGCCGATCCTTACGATGTATTCGCACCCGGATCGATCGATCATCCGCTGCGGCCATTGTTTCAGTGGTTATTTCCCCGTACTTTAAGGCGTATTTGTGCCAATGCAGCGGCAGCAGTATATGTGACCAAATTGGCTCTCCAACAACGCTACCCTTGCACGAATTTCTCGGTGGGAGTCTCGGATGTCGTTCTGCCCAAAGATCGGCTCGTTACGGAGCCGCGTCCAGTGCGGCAGGATTTAGATGTGGTGACATTGGTGTATGTCGGTACGATGTCGCAGATGTACAAAGCTCCCGATGTCTTAATTAAAGCCGTCGCTGCCTGCATCAAACAAGGACTTAATCTCCAACTCTACATGCTCGGAGACGGACAGTATCGATCGCAATTAGAAGCATTAGCTGCCGCCCAAGATGTTGGAGATCGCATTCAGCTCCTCGGACAGTTAGCTTCAGGCGATGCCGTCCAAACGCAACTAGATCGATCCGACTTATTCGTACTGGCATCTTATCAAGAAGGCTTACCCAGAGCCATGGTCGAAGCCATGGCCAGGGGACTGCCGTGTATTGGTTCGACGGTGGGGGGTATCCCAGAACTATTACCACCCGAAGATATGGTCGTACCGGGCGATATCGATGCACTCGCACGTAAAATTCGCGAAGTTGTTACCGATCCCAAACGGATGGCACGCATGTCGGCTCGGAATCTTGAAAAAGCCAGAGAGTATCGAGATGACGTATTGCAACAGCAACGCACCGACTTTTATCAGCACGTCCGCGATTGCACCGAAGCCTGGGTCGCGAGTAAGTAATCCCCACCGCACGCACATACTACCAACTGCGGCGTTGCTGGATTGGAGTTTCAAACAGCTATTGATGGGGTTGGGTAGTTCGGCTCAGCTCGCTAACCGTTGAGACGATCGATTGGTCGGTCGTCTAAAACATTTATGACATACTAAATTGGGACATTAATTCTCAGTAAAACTGGCGGAATAGGCCATTCATTAATTACCCATACCTCATATTTGATGAGCGCGGTGGCTGAAGTTTAGTCGAGAGTTGATTCTGTCGCTTGGGAAGATTTAGCAATCTTATTTAAGGCATGAAAGATGACTCCCAAGCTCAACAGAGCCTGAGCGATCGAACCGACAATCAATGCAATCGCCGCACCGATCGATCCTTGAGTGGGTACCAACCAAAAACAGATCGCCGCAGAGATGCCCGTTGTAATGGTAAACAACGGCATTTGCACTCGAAAATACTGGGCGGCGGTCATGCCATAACCCATGAATGAAGCGACATAACCAATCCCTGCCGCTACCATCAGTAGTACGAATAAATAAACCTGTTGCGCGTATTCGGGACGATATAAAATAGTCAAAATTTGTTTGCCTGCGATCGCGGCTACTAAGCTCGATACCCCACCCAACAACACGCCAATTAATAAGGTTTTGAATAACAGACTTTTATACTCTTTACTATTGCCTGCGGCGTAGTATTTAGCCAATCGCGGACTGGCTGACTGTCCTAAGGCACTAACTACAATCCCGCCAGCAATCATCAGATACGATAAGGCCGAAAAGATCCCTAGCTCGCGCTCGCCGAGATAACGCTCGATGAAATAGCGCGGGACGTTGGCATTGAGCGAAATCAGCATCATCACTAGTCCCAAGGGTAAGGACAGCGTGACTAAGCTGCGAAGAGTATTAAGATCGAATCTTGGTTGCAACCAGTAGGCGAGGTTCTGTCTTCGTGGGTTTGATGTTTGGGCGGCTTCTAGGCTGTGCGCTGATGGTGCCGCTTTTAAAATCGCCAGACCGCGTGGAAGATCGTAACAGAGCAAAACTACTGCCCAAGTTGCTGTCAGTCCGATCGCCCCGCCTAACACCGTGTGAGTGGTGTAAACTCCGATCGCTAGCATCAGCAACGACAGTGGGCCTTTAATCGATAGCGAAATCGCAATCCGATCCATCCGTTCGTTAAACTGAAATAGACCGTGAAACACATCCGAAATTGATTCGATCGCTTTGGATAATCCGATCGTGAAAATCACCAAACAGACTTCCCACCGATAGCCAGCCACGAGCGTAATTATCGCGATCGTTAGTAGTGACAAACCCAGACAAATTAATCTCAGCCCCAAATAGTCACCAAATACATACTGCTGTTTGACATCTGTAATTTGGATCTGCCGTAATTGGAGGTTGCCAAACATGATAACTGGTGCCGTCACCGCCAATCCCAAAGTAAATTGCCCGACCATTTCGGGGCTGCC harbors:
- a CDS encoding glycosyltransferase family 4 protein — its product is MKVIITLEHRFDRTPDGRVWTQTTFPYSFWQRYLKVFDRVCVVARIRDVLSVDSDWQLASGDMVSFAAIPNYLGPVQYLRKIASVKQVVRATVGPNDAIIMRVPSQISNDLQPYLKRNNHPYAVEVVADPYDVFAPGSIDHPLRPLFQWLFPRTLRRICANAAAAVYVTKLALQQRYPCTNFSVGVSDVVLPKDRLVTEPRPVRQDLDVVTLVYVGTMSQMYKAPDVLIKAVAACIKQGLNLQLYMLGDGQYRSQLEALAAAQDVGDRIQLLGQLASGDAVQTQLDRSDLFVLASYQEGLPRAMVEAMARGLPCIGSTVGGIPELLPPEDMVVPGDIDALARKIREVVTDPKRMARMSARNLEKAREYRDDVLQQQRTDFYQHVRDCTEAWVASK
- a CDS encoding lipopolysaccharide biosynthesis protein yields the protein MPPLKSLSLRQNFSWTFAGNIIYAASQWGMLVVLAKLGSPEMVGQFTLGLAVTAPVIMFGNLQLRQIQITDVKQQYVFGDYLGLRLICLGLSLLTIAIITLVAGYRWEVCLVIFTIGLSKAIESISDVFHGLFQFNERMDRIAISLSIKGPLSLLMLAIGVYTTHTVLGGAIGLTATWAVVLLCYDLPRGLAILKAAPSAHSLEAAQTSNPRRQNLAYWLQPRFDLNTLRSLVTLSLPLGLVMMLISLNANVPRYFIERYLGERELGIFSALSYLMIAGGIVVSALGQSASPRLAKYYAAGNSKEYKSLLFKTLLIGVLLGGVSSLVAAIAGKQILTILYRPEYAQQVYLFVLLMVAAGIGYVASFMGYGMTAAQYFRVQMPLFTITTGISAAICFWLVPTQGSIGAAIALIVGSIAQALLSLGVIFHALNKIAKSSQATESTLD